A single Meles meles chromosome 20, mMelMel3.1 paternal haplotype, whole genome shotgun sequence DNA region contains:
- the TLE2 gene encoding transducin-like enhancer protein 2 isoform X1, with protein sequence MYPQGRHPTPLQSGQPFKFSILEICDRIKEEFQFLQAQYHSLKLECEKLASEKTEMQRHYVMYYEMSYGLNIEMHKQAEIVKRLSGICAQIIPFLTQEHQQQVLQAVERAKQVTVGELNSLIGQQQLQPLSHHAPPVPLTPRPAGLVGSSATGLLALSGALAAQAQLAAAAKEDRAGGEAEGPRVDRAPSRSASPSPPESVVEEERPGGPGGSGKQRPEDKDLSGPYESDEDKSDYNLVVDEDQPSEPPSPATTPCGKAPICVPARRDLVDSPASLASSLGSPLPRAKELVLNDLPASTPAPKSCDSSPPQDASTPGPSSAGHLRQLAAKPAPCTDSVALRSPLTLSSPFTTSFSLSSHSALNGDLSVPSSYVSLHLSPQVSGSVVYGRSPMMAFECHPHLRGSSISSSLPTIPGGKPAYSFHVSADGQMQPVPFPSDALVGAGIPRHARQLHTLAHGEVVCAVTISGSTQHVYTGGKGCVKVWDVGQPGAKTPVAQLDCLNRDNYIRSCKLLPDGRSLIVGGEASTLSIWDLAAPTPRIKAELTSSAPACYALAVSPDAKVCFSCCSDGNIVVWDLQNQTMVRQFQGHTDGASCIDISDYGTRLWTGGLDNTVRCWDLREGRQLQQHDFSSQIFSLGHCPNQDWLAVGMESSNVEVLHVRKPEKYQLHLHESCVLALKFASCGRWFVSTGKDNLLNAWRTPYGASIFQSKESSSVLSCDISGNNKYIVTGSGDKKATVYEVVY encoded by the exons ATGTACCCCCAGGGGAGGCACCCG ACCCCGCTTCAGTCCGGCCAGCCCTTCAAGTTCTCGATCTTGGAGATCTGCGACCGCATCAAAGaggaatttcagtttcttcaggcTCAGTACCACAG CCTCAAGCTGGAATGCGAGAAGCTGGCCAGTGAGAAGACAGAAATGCAGCGACATTATGTCATG TACTACGAGATGTCCTACGGGCTCAACATTGAAATGCACAAGCAG GCCGAGATCGTGAAACGCCTCAGTGGTATCTGTGCTCAGATTATCCCCTTCCTGACCCAGGAG catcAGCAGCAGGTGCTACAGGCCGTGGAGCGGGCCAAGCAGGTGACTGTCGGGGAGCTGAACAGCCTCATCGGG CAGCAGCAACTGCAGCCGCTGTCCCACCACGCCCCCCCTGTGCCCCTCACCCCTCGCCCTGCTGGCCTGGTGGGCAGCAGCGCCACGGGGCTGCTGGCCCTGTCCGGAGCACTGGCCGCCCAGGCTCAGCTGGCTGCGGCTGCCAAGGAAGACCGGGCAGGTGGGGAGGCCGAGGGACCCAGAG TGGACAGAGCCCCGAGCAGG AGCGCCTCCCCCTCTCCGCCTGAGAGTGTGGTGGAAGAGGAGCGACCGGGTGGCCCAGGGGGCAGTGGGAAGCAGCGACCTGAGGACAAGGATCTATCGGGACCTTAT GAGAGCGACGAAGACAAGAGCGATTACAACCTGGTGGTGGACGAG GACCAACCCTCGGAGCCCCCCAGCCCAGCTACCACCCCGTGTGGAAAGGCACCCATCTGCGTCCCTGCCCGTCGGGACCTTGTGGACAGTCCGGCGTCCTTGGCCTCCAGCCTCggctccccactccccagagcCAAGGAGCTTGTCCTG AACGACCTTCCCGCCAGCACTCCTGCCCCCAAGTCCTGCGACTCCTCCCCGCCCCAGGATGCATCCACCCCGGGCCCCAGCTCGGCCGGGCACCTCCGCCAGCTTGCTGCCAAGCCAGCGCCTTGCACGGACAGTGTTG CCCTGCGGAGCCCCCTCACGCTGTCTAGTCCCTTCACCACGTCCTTCAGCCTGAGCTCCCACAGCGCCCTTAATGGGGACCTCTCTGTGCCCAGCTCCTACGTCAGCCTCCACCTGTCCCCCCAGGTCAGCGGCTCTGTAGTGTATGGACGGTCCCCCATG ATGGCATTTGAGTGTCATCCGCATCTCCGAGGGTCGtccatctcctcctccctgcccactaTCCCTGGCGGAAAGCC GGCCTACTCCTTCCACGTGTCCGCCGACGGGCAGATGCAGCCGGTGCCCTTCCCCTCGGACGCGCTGGTGGGCGCGGGCATCCCGCGGCACGCGCGGCAGCTGCACACGCTGGCTCACGGCGAGGTGGTCTGCGCCGTCACCATCAGCGGCTCCACGCAGCACGTGTACACGGGCGGCAAGGGCTGCGTCAAAGTGTGGGACGTGGGGCAGCCGGGCGCCAAGACCCCGGTGGCGCAGCTCGACTGCCTG AACCGGGACAACTACATTCGTTCCTGCAAGCTGCTGCCCGACGGCCGGAGTCTGATCGTGGGCGGCGAGGCCAGCACCTTGTCCATCTGGGACCTGGCGGCGCCCACCCCGCGCATCAAGGCAGAGCTGACTTCCTCGGCTCCCGCCTGCTACGCCCTGGCGGTCAGCCCCGACGCCAAGGTCTGCTTTTCCTGCTGCAGCGATGGCAACATCGTGGTCTGGGACCTGCAGAACCAGACCATGGTCAG GCAGTTCCAGGGCCACACCGACGGCGCCAGCTGCATCGACATTTCCGACTACGGCACTCGGCTCTGGACCGGGGGTCTGGACAACACGGTGCGCTGCTGGGACCTGCGGGAGGGCCGCCAGCTGCAGCAGCACGACTTCAGCTCCCAG ATCTTCTCCCTGGGCCACTGCCCCAACCAGGACTGGCTGGCCGTGGGCATGGAGAGCAGCAACGTGGAGGTTTTGCACGTCCGCAAGCCCGAGAAGTACCAGCTGCACCTGCACGAAAGCTGCGTGCTCGCCCTCAAATTTGCCTCCTGCG GGCGCTGGTTTGTGAGCACCGGGAAGGACAATCTGCTGAATGCCTGGAGGACGCCGTATGGGGCCAGTATTTTCCAG TCCAAGGAATCATCCTCCGTGCTGAGCTGTGACATCTCTGGAAATAACAAGTACATTGTGACGGGCTCAGGGGACAAGAAGGCCACCGTGTATGAGGTGGTCTACTGA
- the TLE2 gene encoding transducin-like enhancer protein 2 isoform X2, with amino-acid sequence MYPQGRHPTPLQSGQPFKFSILEICDRIKEEFQFLQAQYHSLKLECEKLASEKTEMQRHYVMYYEMSYGLNIEMHKQAEIVKRLSGICAQIIPFLTQEHQQQVLQAVERAKQVTVGELNSLIGQQLQPLSHHAPPVPLTPRPAGLVGSSATGLLALSGALAAQAQLAAAAKEDRAGGEAEGPRVDRAPSRSASPSPPESVVEEERPGGPGGSGKQRPEDKDLSGPYESDEDKSDYNLVVDEDQPSEPPSPATTPCGKAPICVPARRDLVDSPASLASSLGSPLPRAKELVLNDLPASTPAPKSCDSSPPQDASTPGPSSAGHLRQLAAKPAPCTDSVALRSPLTLSSPFTTSFSLSSHSALNGDLSVPSSYVSLHLSPQVSGSVVYGRSPMMAFECHPHLRGSSISSSLPTIPGGKPAYSFHVSADGQMQPVPFPSDALVGAGIPRHARQLHTLAHGEVVCAVTISGSTQHVYTGGKGCVKVWDVGQPGAKTPVAQLDCLNRDNYIRSCKLLPDGRSLIVGGEASTLSIWDLAAPTPRIKAELTSSAPACYALAVSPDAKVCFSCCSDGNIVVWDLQNQTMVRQFQGHTDGASCIDISDYGTRLWTGGLDNTVRCWDLREGRQLQQHDFSSQIFSLGHCPNQDWLAVGMESSNVEVLHVRKPEKYQLHLHESCVLALKFASCGRWFVSTGKDNLLNAWRTPYGASIFQSKESSSVLSCDISGNNKYIVTGSGDKKATVYEVVY; translated from the exons ATGTACCCCCAGGGGAGGCACCCG ACCCCGCTTCAGTCCGGCCAGCCCTTCAAGTTCTCGATCTTGGAGATCTGCGACCGCATCAAAGaggaatttcagtttcttcaggcTCAGTACCACAG CCTCAAGCTGGAATGCGAGAAGCTGGCCAGTGAGAAGACAGAAATGCAGCGACATTATGTCATG TACTACGAGATGTCCTACGGGCTCAACATTGAAATGCACAAGCAG GCCGAGATCGTGAAACGCCTCAGTGGTATCTGTGCTCAGATTATCCCCTTCCTGACCCAGGAG catcAGCAGCAGGTGCTACAGGCCGTGGAGCGGGCCAAGCAGGTGACTGTCGGGGAGCTGAACAGCCTCATCGGG CAGCAACTGCAGCCGCTGTCCCACCACGCCCCCCCTGTGCCCCTCACCCCTCGCCCTGCTGGCCTGGTGGGCAGCAGCGCCACGGGGCTGCTGGCCCTGTCCGGAGCACTGGCCGCCCAGGCTCAGCTGGCTGCGGCTGCCAAGGAAGACCGGGCAGGTGGGGAGGCCGAGGGACCCAGAG TGGACAGAGCCCCGAGCAGG AGCGCCTCCCCCTCTCCGCCTGAGAGTGTGGTGGAAGAGGAGCGACCGGGTGGCCCAGGGGGCAGTGGGAAGCAGCGACCTGAGGACAAGGATCTATCGGGACCTTAT GAGAGCGACGAAGACAAGAGCGATTACAACCTGGTGGTGGACGAG GACCAACCCTCGGAGCCCCCCAGCCCAGCTACCACCCCGTGTGGAAAGGCACCCATCTGCGTCCCTGCCCGTCGGGACCTTGTGGACAGTCCGGCGTCCTTGGCCTCCAGCCTCggctccccactccccagagcCAAGGAGCTTGTCCTG AACGACCTTCCCGCCAGCACTCCTGCCCCCAAGTCCTGCGACTCCTCCCCGCCCCAGGATGCATCCACCCCGGGCCCCAGCTCGGCCGGGCACCTCCGCCAGCTTGCTGCCAAGCCAGCGCCTTGCACGGACAGTGTTG CCCTGCGGAGCCCCCTCACGCTGTCTAGTCCCTTCACCACGTCCTTCAGCCTGAGCTCCCACAGCGCCCTTAATGGGGACCTCTCTGTGCCCAGCTCCTACGTCAGCCTCCACCTGTCCCCCCAGGTCAGCGGCTCTGTAGTGTATGGACGGTCCCCCATG ATGGCATTTGAGTGTCATCCGCATCTCCGAGGGTCGtccatctcctcctccctgcccactaTCCCTGGCGGAAAGCC GGCCTACTCCTTCCACGTGTCCGCCGACGGGCAGATGCAGCCGGTGCCCTTCCCCTCGGACGCGCTGGTGGGCGCGGGCATCCCGCGGCACGCGCGGCAGCTGCACACGCTGGCTCACGGCGAGGTGGTCTGCGCCGTCACCATCAGCGGCTCCACGCAGCACGTGTACACGGGCGGCAAGGGCTGCGTCAAAGTGTGGGACGTGGGGCAGCCGGGCGCCAAGACCCCGGTGGCGCAGCTCGACTGCCTG AACCGGGACAACTACATTCGTTCCTGCAAGCTGCTGCCCGACGGCCGGAGTCTGATCGTGGGCGGCGAGGCCAGCACCTTGTCCATCTGGGACCTGGCGGCGCCCACCCCGCGCATCAAGGCAGAGCTGACTTCCTCGGCTCCCGCCTGCTACGCCCTGGCGGTCAGCCCCGACGCCAAGGTCTGCTTTTCCTGCTGCAGCGATGGCAACATCGTGGTCTGGGACCTGCAGAACCAGACCATGGTCAG GCAGTTCCAGGGCCACACCGACGGCGCCAGCTGCATCGACATTTCCGACTACGGCACTCGGCTCTGGACCGGGGGTCTGGACAACACGGTGCGCTGCTGGGACCTGCGGGAGGGCCGCCAGCTGCAGCAGCACGACTTCAGCTCCCAG ATCTTCTCCCTGGGCCACTGCCCCAACCAGGACTGGCTGGCCGTGGGCATGGAGAGCAGCAACGTGGAGGTTTTGCACGTCCGCAAGCCCGAGAAGTACCAGCTGCACCTGCACGAAAGCTGCGTGCTCGCCCTCAAATTTGCCTCCTGCG GGCGCTGGTTTGTGAGCACCGGGAAGGACAATCTGCTGAATGCCTGGAGGACGCCGTATGGGGCCAGTATTTTCCAG TCCAAGGAATCATCCTCCGTGCTGAGCTGTGACATCTCTGGAAATAACAAGTACATTGTGACGGGCTCAGGGGACAAGAAGGCCACCGTGTATGAGGTGGTCTACTGA
- the TLE2 gene encoding transducin-like enhancer protein 2 isoform X4, whose amino-acid sequence MQRHYVMYYEMSYGLNIEMHKQAEIVKRLSGICAQIIPFLTQEHQQQVLQAVERAKQVTVGELNSLIGQQQLQPLSHHAPPVPLTPRPAGLVGSSATGLLALSGALAAQAQLAAAAKEDRAGGEAEGPRVDRAPSRSASPSPPESVVEEERPGGPGGSGKQRPEDKDLSGPYESDEDKSDYNLVVDEDQPSEPPSPATTPCGKAPICVPARRDLVDSPASLASSLGSPLPRAKELVLNDLPASTPAPKSCDSSPPQDASTPGPSSAGHLRQLAAKPAPCTDSVALRSPLTLSSPFTTSFSLSSHSALNGDLSVPSSYVSLHLSPQVSGSVVYGRSPMMAFECHPHLRGSSISSSLPTIPGGKPAYSFHVSADGQMQPVPFPSDALVGAGIPRHARQLHTLAHGEVVCAVTISGSTQHVYTGGKGCVKVWDVGQPGAKTPVAQLDCLNRDNYIRSCKLLPDGRSLIVGGEASTLSIWDLAAPTPRIKAELTSSAPACYALAVSPDAKVCFSCCSDGNIVVWDLQNQTMVRQFQGHTDGASCIDISDYGTRLWTGGLDNTVRCWDLREGRQLQQHDFSSQIFSLGHCPNQDWLAVGMESSNVEVLHVRKPEKYQLHLHESCVLALKFASCGRWFVSTGKDNLLNAWRTPYGASIFQSKESSSVLSCDISGNNKYIVTGSGDKKATVYEVVY is encoded by the exons ATGCAGCGACATTATGTCATG TACTACGAGATGTCCTACGGGCTCAACATTGAAATGCACAAGCAG GCCGAGATCGTGAAACGCCTCAGTGGTATCTGTGCTCAGATTATCCCCTTCCTGACCCAGGAG catcAGCAGCAGGTGCTACAGGCCGTGGAGCGGGCCAAGCAGGTGACTGTCGGGGAGCTGAACAGCCTCATCGGG CAGCAGCAACTGCAGCCGCTGTCCCACCACGCCCCCCCTGTGCCCCTCACCCCTCGCCCTGCTGGCCTGGTGGGCAGCAGCGCCACGGGGCTGCTGGCCCTGTCCGGAGCACTGGCCGCCCAGGCTCAGCTGGCTGCGGCTGCCAAGGAAGACCGGGCAGGTGGGGAGGCCGAGGGACCCAGAG TGGACAGAGCCCCGAGCAGG AGCGCCTCCCCCTCTCCGCCTGAGAGTGTGGTGGAAGAGGAGCGACCGGGTGGCCCAGGGGGCAGTGGGAAGCAGCGACCTGAGGACAAGGATCTATCGGGACCTTAT GAGAGCGACGAAGACAAGAGCGATTACAACCTGGTGGTGGACGAG GACCAACCCTCGGAGCCCCCCAGCCCAGCTACCACCCCGTGTGGAAAGGCACCCATCTGCGTCCCTGCCCGTCGGGACCTTGTGGACAGTCCGGCGTCCTTGGCCTCCAGCCTCggctccccactccccagagcCAAGGAGCTTGTCCTG AACGACCTTCCCGCCAGCACTCCTGCCCCCAAGTCCTGCGACTCCTCCCCGCCCCAGGATGCATCCACCCCGGGCCCCAGCTCGGCCGGGCACCTCCGCCAGCTTGCTGCCAAGCCAGCGCCTTGCACGGACAGTGTTG CCCTGCGGAGCCCCCTCACGCTGTCTAGTCCCTTCACCACGTCCTTCAGCCTGAGCTCCCACAGCGCCCTTAATGGGGACCTCTCTGTGCCCAGCTCCTACGTCAGCCTCCACCTGTCCCCCCAGGTCAGCGGCTCTGTAGTGTATGGACGGTCCCCCATG ATGGCATTTGAGTGTCATCCGCATCTCCGAGGGTCGtccatctcctcctccctgcccactaTCCCTGGCGGAAAGCC GGCCTACTCCTTCCACGTGTCCGCCGACGGGCAGATGCAGCCGGTGCCCTTCCCCTCGGACGCGCTGGTGGGCGCGGGCATCCCGCGGCACGCGCGGCAGCTGCACACGCTGGCTCACGGCGAGGTGGTCTGCGCCGTCACCATCAGCGGCTCCACGCAGCACGTGTACACGGGCGGCAAGGGCTGCGTCAAAGTGTGGGACGTGGGGCAGCCGGGCGCCAAGACCCCGGTGGCGCAGCTCGACTGCCTG AACCGGGACAACTACATTCGTTCCTGCAAGCTGCTGCCCGACGGCCGGAGTCTGATCGTGGGCGGCGAGGCCAGCACCTTGTCCATCTGGGACCTGGCGGCGCCCACCCCGCGCATCAAGGCAGAGCTGACTTCCTCGGCTCCCGCCTGCTACGCCCTGGCGGTCAGCCCCGACGCCAAGGTCTGCTTTTCCTGCTGCAGCGATGGCAACATCGTGGTCTGGGACCTGCAGAACCAGACCATGGTCAG GCAGTTCCAGGGCCACACCGACGGCGCCAGCTGCATCGACATTTCCGACTACGGCACTCGGCTCTGGACCGGGGGTCTGGACAACACGGTGCGCTGCTGGGACCTGCGGGAGGGCCGCCAGCTGCAGCAGCACGACTTCAGCTCCCAG ATCTTCTCCCTGGGCCACTGCCCCAACCAGGACTGGCTGGCCGTGGGCATGGAGAGCAGCAACGTGGAGGTTTTGCACGTCCGCAAGCCCGAGAAGTACCAGCTGCACCTGCACGAAAGCTGCGTGCTCGCCCTCAAATTTGCCTCCTGCG GGCGCTGGTTTGTGAGCACCGGGAAGGACAATCTGCTGAATGCCTGGAGGACGCCGTATGGGGCCAGTATTTTCCAG TCCAAGGAATCATCCTCCGTGCTGAGCTGTGACATCTCTGGAAATAACAAGTACATTGTGACGGGCTCAGGGGACAAGAAGGCCACCGTGTATGAGGTGGTCTACTGA
- the TLE2 gene encoding transducin-like enhancer protein 2 isoform X3 — protein sequence MYPQGRHPTPLQSGQPFKFSILEICDRIKEEFQFLQAQYHSLKLECEKLASEKTEMQRHYVMYYEMSYGLNIEMHKQAEIVKRLSGICAQIIPFLTQEHQQQVLQAVERAKQVTVGELNSLIGQQQLQPLSHHAPPVPLTPRPAGLVGSSATGLLALSGALAAQAQLAAAAKEDRAGGEAEGPRVDRAPSRSASPSPPESVVEEERPGGPGGSGKQRPEDKDLSGPYESDEDKSDYNLVVDEDQPSEPPSPATTPCGKAPICVPARRDLVDSPASLASSLGSPLPRAKELVLNDLPASTPAPKSCDSSPPQDASTPGPSSAGHLRQLAAKPAPCTDSVALRSPLTLSSPFTTSFSLSSHSALNGDLSVPSSYVSLHLSPQMAFECHPHLRGSSISSSLPTIPGGKPAYSFHVSADGQMQPVPFPSDALVGAGIPRHARQLHTLAHGEVVCAVTISGSTQHVYTGGKGCVKVWDVGQPGAKTPVAQLDCLNRDNYIRSCKLLPDGRSLIVGGEASTLSIWDLAAPTPRIKAELTSSAPACYALAVSPDAKVCFSCCSDGNIVVWDLQNQTMVRQFQGHTDGASCIDISDYGTRLWTGGLDNTVRCWDLREGRQLQQHDFSSQIFSLGHCPNQDWLAVGMESSNVEVLHVRKPEKYQLHLHESCVLALKFASCGRWFVSTGKDNLLNAWRTPYGASIFQSKESSSVLSCDISGNNKYIVTGSGDKKATVYEVVY from the exons ATGTACCCCCAGGGGAGGCACCCG ACCCCGCTTCAGTCCGGCCAGCCCTTCAAGTTCTCGATCTTGGAGATCTGCGACCGCATCAAAGaggaatttcagtttcttcaggcTCAGTACCACAG CCTCAAGCTGGAATGCGAGAAGCTGGCCAGTGAGAAGACAGAAATGCAGCGACATTATGTCATG TACTACGAGATGTCCTACGGGCTCAACATTGAAATGCACAAGCAG GCCGAGATCGTGAAACGCCTCAGTGGTATCTGTGCTCAGATTATCCCCTTCCTGACCCAGGAG catcAGCAGCAGGTGCTACAGGCCGTGGAGCGGGCCAAGCAGGTGACTGTCGGGGAGCTGAACAGCCTCATCGGG CAGCAGCAACTGCAGCCGCTGTCCCACCACGCCCCCCCTGTGCCCCTCACCCCTCGCCCTGCTGGCCTGGTGGGCAGCAGCGCCACGGGGCTGCTGGCCCTGTCCGGAGCACTGGCCGCCCAGGCTCAGCTGGCTGCGGCTGCCAAGGAAGACCGGGCAGGTGGGGAGGCCGAGGGACCCAGAG TGGACAGAGCCCCGAGCAGG AGCGCCTCCCCCTCTCCGCCTGAGAGTGTGGTGGAAGAGGAGCGACCGGGTGGCCCAGGGGGCAGTGGGAAGCAGCGACCTGAGGACAAGGATCTATCGGGACCTTAT GAGAGCGACGAAGACAAGAGCGATTACAACCTGGTGGTGGACGAG GACCAACCCTCGGAGCCCCCCAGCCCAGCTACCACCCCGTGTGGAAAGGCACCCATCTGCGTCCCTGCCCGTCGGGACCTTGTGGACAGTCCGGCGTCCTTGGCCTCCAGCCTCggctccccactccccagagcCAAGGAGCTTGTCCTG AACGACCTTCCCGCCAGCACTCCTGCCCCCAAGTCCTGCGACTCCTCCCCGCCCCAGGATGCATCCACCCCGGGCCCCAGCTCGGCCGGGCACCTCCGCCAGCTTGCTGCCAAGCCAGCGCCTTGCACGGACAGTGTTG CCCTGCGGAGCCCCCTCACGCTGTCTAGTCCCTTCACCACGTCCTTCAGCCTGAGCTCCCACAGCGCCCTTAATGGGGACCTCTCTGTGCCCAGCTCCTACGTCAGCCTCCACCTGTCCCCCCAG ATGGCATTTGAGTGTCATCCGCATCTCCGAGGGTCGtccatctcctcctccctgcccactaTCCCTGGCGGAAAGCC GGCCTACTCCTTCCACGTGTCCGCCGACGGGCAGATGCAGCCGGTGCCCTTCCCCTCGGACGCGCTGGTGGGCGCGGGCATCCCGCGGCACGCGCGGCAGCTGCACACGCTGGCTCACGGCGAGGTGGTCTGCGCCGTCACCATCAGCGGCTCCACGCAGCACGTGTACACGGGCGGCAAGGGCTGCGTCAAAGTGTGGGACGTGGGGCAGCCGGGCGCCAAGACCCCGGTGGCGCAGCTCGACTGCCTG AACCGGGACAACTACATTCGTTCCTGCAAGCTGCTGCCCGACGGCCGGAGTCTGATCGTGGGCGGCGAGGCCAGCACCTTGTCCATCTGGGACCTGGCGGCGCCCACCCCGCGCATCAAGGCAGAGCTGACTTCCTCGGCTCCCGCCTGCTACGCCCTGGCGGTCAGCCCCGACGCCAAGGTCTGCTTTTCCTGCTGCAGCGATGGCAACATCGTGGTCTGGGACCTGCAGAACCAGACCATGGTCAG GCAGTTCCAGGGCCACACCGACGGCGCCAGCTGCATCGACATTTCCGACTACGGCACTCGGCTCTGGACCGGGGGTCTGGACAACACGGTGCGCTGCTGGGACCTGCGGGAGGGCCGCCAGCTGCAGCAGCACGACTTCAGCTCCCAG ATCTTCTCCCTGGGCCACTGCCCCAACCAGGACTGGCTGGCCGTGGGCATGGAGAGCAGCAACGTGGAGGTTTTGCACGTCCGCAAGCCCGAGAAGTACCAGCTGCACCTGCACGAAAGCTGCGTGCTCGCCCTCAAATTTGCCTCCTGCG GGCGCTGGTTTGTGAGCACCGGGAAGGACAATCTGCTGAATGCCTGGAGGACGCCGTATGGGGCCAGTATTTTCCAG TCCAAGGAATCATCCTCCGTGCTGAGCTGTGACATCTCTGGAAATAACAAGTACATTGTGACGGGCTCAGGGGACAAGAAGGCCACCGTGTATGAGGTGGTCTACTGA